ttttatgactcgaaatgtagtcagtggatgggtaattatttgggtatacagtatgatcttcttgattattattggtagtgctattccacaagcgacttatatcttatatggtagattagctactatcgtatatcttactaccggattggttctatgcttatactaaatcaatagttataatgactacagcttccaagcaaacatgattaccgtgatattgaaatccaacacttttagctgtcttaagcagtccagtggggtggtggtgtactgcaatcataaagaacttggttgtctgtatctcataaccggagtcatcttcagtattctaggaactataatgtctttgtttattcgatttgagttatacagttctggatcgcggatcatttgtacagagacgatagctacttataatgtgataataacgatacatggcctagctatgatctttatgttcttaatgcctgctttgtacggaggatatggtaacttctttgtaccaatatatattggtggttcggaagtcgttttcccaagaactaacgcgatctcctattttctagtaccattaggttctgtgttgttaactcaaagtatttgttccgagtttggtagtggtcttggttggacaatgtatcctccactaagtactagcttgatggtgttaaatccagaggcaactgattggattatcggaggtcttgcagtactaggaattagtagtattttaagttctattaacttccttggtacttgcgtcttcatgggttctaatgctggtgctaagaactatattctatatatctgggctatcatatttactgcccttatgttagtcttcactctacctattcttactggtggattagttatgatccttcttgatctacacgtaaacactgaattttatgattctatgtattctggtgatagtgtactttatcaacatctattctggttcttcggacatccaga
Above is a genomic segment from Besnoitia besnoiti strain Bb-Ger1 chromosome Unknown contig00182, whole genome shotgun sequence containing:
- a CDS encoding uncharacterized protein (encoded by transcript BESB_033010) yields the protein MITVILKSNTFSCLKQSSGVVVYCNHKELGCLYLITGVIFSILGTIMSLFIRFELYSSGSRIICTETIATYNVIITIHGLAMIFMFLMPALYGGYGNFFVPIYIGGSEVVFPRTNAISYFLVPLGSVLLTQSICSEFGSGLGWTMYPPLSTSLMVLNPEATDWIIGGLAVLGISSILSSINFLGTCVFMGSNAGAKNYILYIWAIIFTALMLVFTLPILTGGLVMILLDLHVNTEFYDSMYSGDSVLYQHLFWFFGHPEVYILILPAFGVVSQTLSMYAARSVFGGQSMILAMGCISILGSLVWAHHMMTVGLEVDTRAYFSAMTIMIAIPTGTKIFNWLGTYMASHTTTRTVDLWAALSFILLFTLGGTTGVVMGNAGMDIALHDTYYIVAHFHFVLSLGAVLATICGFIFYSRDMFGDTVNLFHVNTGASPYLSIWFVVFLGSILLIFIPMHILGFNVMPRRIPDYPDYLCYINTWCSIGSISTIVIILTMLC